One Candidatus Synechococcus calcipolaris G9 genomic window carries:
- a CDS encoding response regulator transcription factor, with protein sequence MTHHILVIEDDPKLAGFISSELKLEGYTVTTVANGMDGLVQARNLQPDLLILDWMLPGVSGLDLCLRLRSTGEKIPIIMLTAKDDIPDRVTGLNAGADDYVTKPFSMEELLARVKAQLRRNESSDPETYEFEDLRLNCLTREVYRADQPIDLTAKEFDLLEFLLRHPRQVMTRDQILEHVWKYDFMGESNIIEVYIRALRIKLEAKNPQRLIHTIRGVGYVLRD encoded by the coding sequence ATGACCCACCACATCCTTGTCATTGAAGATGATCCCAAATTGGCTGGCTTCATTTCTTCTGAATTAAAGCTCGAAGGCTATACCGTAACAACAGTGGCCAACGGAATGGATGGCTTAGTCCAAGCCCGCAACCTCCAACCAGATTTACTAATTTTAGATTGGATGTTGCCCGGTGTTTCTGGCTTAGATCTCTGTTTACGTCTACGCAGTACCGGGGAGAAAATTCCCATTATCATGCTAACGGCAAAGGACGATATTCCCGATCGCGTCACAGGCCTGAATGCTGGAGCCGATGACTATGTAACCAAGCCCTTTAGCATGGAAGAATTATTAGCACGGGTAAAGGCACAACTGCGGCGCAACGAATCAAGTGATCCTGAAACCTATGAATTTGAAGATTTACGATTAAACTGTCTAACCCGTGAAGTTTACCGAGCCGATCAACCCATTGATCTAACGGCAAAAGAGTTTGATCTCCTAGAATTTCTTCTTCGCCATCCTCGCCAAGTCATGACTCGTGATCAAATTTTAGAGCATGTATGGAAATATGACTTTATGGGAGAGTCAAACATTATTGAAGTATATATTCGTGCCTTACGAATTAAACTAGAAGCAAAAAATCCTCAACGCTTAATCCATACCATTCGTGGTGTAGGCTATGTTCTACGTGATTAG
- a CDS encoding sensor histidine kinase, with protein sequence MHPILSSILRRFSRRQLSTSSLQFRLTLELVILSILGLGSVTVWAGWQLEQNLVAGHKQTLEYIAMRFPEQLELYSDFDQVETGLEQTIHRVASPGLAIWVESPEGNLLAHSPHLEPASPTIRQVHTLANIPERPQVVRFGDRDIVLCGTPLNLAGESFGKLYLVQDITEDQQKLNAGLWRLLWVSFLAIAILIAAISKRICKAMEPLEQMSQVASAISADDLKGAKLELNRAPDEILGLAKSFNEMLFRLSGAWEQQQQFVGNVSHELRTPLTVVVGYLRSLLHRGTNLNTYQQHALETATAETERTIRMLQDLLDLARVDNGHLHFRLAPVILNTLVAEVAAMSQKVSHRQINLLITQEDIVVCADQDRLQQVLINLVDNAIKYSEPEEPIDLVLEKKEKWALIHIQDHGIGIPFPHQQRIFERFYRVDESMTRSRDGTGLGLAIAKSLVEGMQGRITLRSSPQEGSIFTIMIPIWIPPK encoded by the coding sequence ATGCATCCGATCCTTTCCAGTATCCTTCGCCGTTTTTCCCGTAGGCAACTTTCTACCTCCTCCTTGCAATTTAGGCTGACCCTAGAACTCGTCATCCTGTCGATTCTTGGCCTGGGTAGTGTCACGGTTTGGGCGGGTTGGCAACTAGAGCAAAACCTGGTAGCTGGCCACAAACAAACCCTAGAATACATTGCCATGCGTTTTCCAGAGCAATTGGAGCTTTATAGTGACTTTGACCAAGTGGAAACCGGTTTAGAACAAACGATTCATCGAGTGGCCAGCCCCGGATTAGCCATTTGGGTGGAAAGTCCAGAGGGAAACCTGTTAGCCCATTCTCCCCATCTTGAACCGGCCTCCCCAACGATTCGTCAGGTACATACCTTGGCTAATATTCCTGAACGTCCCCAAGTGGTTCGTTTTGGCGATCGCGATATTGTGTTGTGTGGAACCCCCTTGAATTTAGCCGGGGAATCCTTTGGCAAACTTTACCTGGTGCAAGACATTACTGAAGATCAACAAAAATTAAATGCCGGCCTATGGCGACTCCTGTGGGTGAGTTTCTTGGCGATCGCCATTCTGATTGCGGCCATTTCCAAACGAATTTGTAAAGCCATGGAACCCCTAGAGCAGATGAGCCAGGTTGCCAGTGCTATTTCCGCCGATGACTTGAAGGGAGCCAAACTAGAACTCAATCGCGCCCCCGATGAAATTTTAGGCCTAGCCAAATCATTTAATGAAATGTTATTTCGCCTATCCGGGGCTTGGGAGCAACAACAGCAATTTGTTGGTAATGTATCCCATGAATTGCGAACCCCCCTCACCGTTGTCGTCGGCTACCTCAGAAGCTTACTCCATCGGGGTACAAATTTGAACACCTATCAACAACACGCCCTGGAAACGGCAACCGCAGAAACCGAACGCACCATCCGTATGCTTCAGGATTTACTGGATCTTGCGCGAGTTGATAACGGCCATTTACATTTTCGGCTTGCCCCAGTGATTTTGAATACCTTGGTTGCTGAAGTTGCTGCCATGAGTCAAAAAGTGAGTCATCGTCAAATCAATTTATTAATCACTCAAGAAGATATTGTCGTCTGTGCCGATCAAGATCGACTACAACAGGTGCTTATTAACTTAGTCGATAATGCGATTAAATATTCTGAACCAGAGGAACCCATTGACTTGGTGTTAGAAAAAAAGGAAAAATGGGCCCTCATTCATATTCAAGATCATGGCATTGGTATTCCCTTCCCCCATCAGCAACGGATCTTTGAACGATTCTACCGGGTAGATGAATCCATGACCCGCTCACGGGATGGTACTGGTTTGGGCCTGGCGATCGCCAAAAGCTTAGTCGAAGGAATGCAGGGCCGCATTACCCTGCGATCTAGCCCCCAGGAAGGCAGTATTTTTACAATCATGATCCCTATTTGGATACCCCCTAAATGA
- a CDS encoding thioredoxin domain-containing protein, with translation MKIRYFSFLVLVSLLGLGGFTACGNPSASTDETSTISQADPCASKDPCAGKDPCAGMNPCASKDPCASKDPCAGKSIGGPLAAQVQGKPVVVDIFATWCPACTNIAPTLETLKTDYGDQITFVVLDVSNPATTAAAEAKAKELGLSDFLAANKTQTGMVTIIEPETGRILAQHRNNPNLADYTKVLDTATTQ, from the coding sequence ATGAAAATTCGATATTTTTCGTTTCTCGTCCTAGTCTCCCTTTTAGGTCTGGGTGGCTTTACCGCCTGTGGCAATCCCTCTGCCTCCACCGATGAAACGTCAACCATTTCCCAGGCCGATCCCTGTGCATCAAAGGATCCCTGCGCTGGTAAAGACCCCTGTGCCGGAATGAACCCCTGTGCATCAAAGGATCCCTGCGCTAGTAAAGATCCCTGTGCCGGTAAATCCATTGGTGGCCCCCTTGCGGCCCAGGTTCAGGGTAAACCCGTTGTCGTCGATATTTTTGCCACTTGGTGTCCGGCCTGTACAAACATTGCCCCCACCTTAGAAACCCTGAAAACGGATTACGGAGATCAAATTACGTTTGTGGTATTAGATGTGAGTAATCCTGCCACCACCGCCGCAGCGGAAGCCAAGGCCAAAGAACTCGGGTTAAGTGACTTTTTGGCTGCCAACAAAACCCAAACAGGCATGGTGACAATCATTGAACCAGAAACCGGTCGAATTCTGGCCCAACACCGCAATAATCCCAACCTGGCAGATTACACCAAGGTACTTGACACTGCCACCACCCAGTAA
- a CDS encoding cytochrome c biogenesis CcdA family protein has protein sequence MIPPPKSSPEEAIAPHTSPPSKASKTKQKWILYGGLGLLALVLVITLGSTLGHPLERAISIVENSYQKWFDQQDTTNPLVLLPLAFLGGVLASISPCILGLLPVNLSYIGTLKIKSRWDAFTKAGLFVLGAVTILSLFGLVSSFAGAVMVEYRGYINITVGLIMAVMGLWLMGVIQIPLPQLNLNLPQKAGPYGVGLTFALVSSPCASPVLFAVLAAAAATGSQLLGTLTMVSYALGYTILIFLASLFTALAKQSNKLLKHSETIIRLGSIALIMTGAYYLFTGTKWFMGV, from the coding sequence ATGATACCTCCTCCAAAATCTTCCCCTGAAGAGGCGATCGCCCCTCACACCTCACCCCCCTCCAAAGCCTCTAAAACCAAACAAAAATGGATTCTTTATGGCGGTCTAGGATTACTGGCCCTAGTCCTAGTGATCACCCTGGGTTCAACCCTTGGCCACCCCCTAGAGCGGGCCATTTCAATCGTGGAAAACTCCTACCAGAAGTGGTTCGATCAGCAGGATACCACCAATCCTTTAGTGCTATTGCCGCTGGCCTTTTTAGGGGGCGTATTGGCCAGCATCTCACCTTGCATCCTGGGTCTTTTACCCGTCAATTTGAGTTACATTGGTACCCTGAAAATTAAATCTCGCTGGGATGCCTTCACAAAAGCAGGCTTATTTGTTTTAGGTGCTGTAACCATCTTGAGCTTATTTGGACTAGTCTCCTCCTTTGCTGGAGCCGTGATGGTGGAATATCGGGGCTATATCAATATTACGGTGGGACTCATTATGGCGGTGATGGGACTATGGCTCATGGGAGTTATCCAGATTCCGTTGCCGCAATTAAATCTGAATTTACCCCAAAAAGCTGGCCCCTACGGCGTGGGTCTAACCTTTGCTCTAGTGAGTTCCCCCTGTGCCAGTCCCGTCCTCTTTGCCGTTTTAGCGGCGGCGGCAGCTACCGGTTCCCAACTATTAGGCACACTGACGATGGTGAGCTACGCCTTGGGATATACCATTCTTATTTTCTTAGCCAGTCTTTTTACGGCCCTAGCTAAACAGAGTAATAAATTACTCAAGCATTCGGAAACAATTATTCGTTTAGGAAGTATCGCCTTAATCATGACCGGGGCATACTACCTGTTCACGGGAACCAAATGGTTTATGGGAGTTTAG
- a CDS encoding thioredoxin family protein: MFEPISDTAPPMKGQKLLAHLQQTTDQPILVKFVAPHCAACKTLAPVLEQLMEQHQDNLHLVTIDITQEPELAMDLGVRTAPTVVLFAKETLRGKVDGLKPKNVYSDLVEALL; the protein is encoded by the coding sequence ATGTTTGAACCGATTTCAGATACTGCACCACCAATGAAGGGTCAAAAGTTGCTAGCCCACCTGCAACAAACAACCGATCAGCCAATTTTGGTGAAATTTGTGGCCCCCCACTGTGCCGCGTGTAAAACCCTAGCCCCAGTGTTAGAGCAACTGATGGAGCAACACCAGGATAATCTCCATCTAGTAACGATTGACATCACCCAGGAGCCAGAATTAGCCATGGATTTAGGGGTACGCACAGCCCCCACTGTGGTGCTATTTGCAAAGGAAACTCTGCGGGGTAAAGTGGATGGCTTAAAACCTAAAAACGTGTACTCAGACTTAGTGGAAGCCCTGTTGTGA
- a CDS encoding DUF3179 domain-containing protein, translated as MSQAQPTTPRIHPRDLLEGGPPKDGIPSIDTPRFDTAQTTPFSPKELVIGVVVNGEARAYPFGILNWHEIVNDRVGDVNITVSYCPLCDTGVVFERGNTTYGVSGKLFQSCLVMYDREDDTYYAQPWALGIMGPEVNRSLARIPGVKTTLKQWLAQHPESQILSTETGYQRDYFRYPYRDYYTSSQLIFPVRNQGQRDLHPKAIVSYIWEADQQTPTNEFSGASHQFSHGELKQVGTQVIDFNGRQIRGRWHPQKETVIVEELDGTVIPSTTAFAFVFPAFFN; from the coding sequence TTGAGTCAAGCCCAGCCAACAACGCCGAGGATTCATCCACGGGATCTGCTAGAGGGCGGCCCCCCCAAAGATGGGATTCCCAGTATTGATACCCCACGGTTTGATACGGCCCAGACAACCCCTTTCTCCCCGAAAGAACTGGTAATTGGTGTGGTGGTCAATGGTGAAGCCCGCGCCTATCCCTTTGGTATTCTCAACTGGCACGAAATTGTCAATGATCGGGTCGGAGATGTCAATATTACGGTTTCCTACTGCCCCCTATGTGACACAGGCGTTGTTTTTGAGCGTGGTAACACCACCTACGGCGTATCGGGTAAATTATTTCAAAGTTGTTTGGTGATGTACGACCGTGAAGATGATACATATTATGCCCAACCTTGGGCCTTGGGGATTATGGGCCCGGAGGTGAATCGTTCCCTAGCCCGCATCCCCGGAGTGAAAACCACCTTAAAACAATGGTTAGCCCAGCACCCAGAGAGTCAAATTCTATCCACAGAAACGGGTTATCAACGGGATTACTTTCGCTATCCTTACCGAGATTACTACACCAGTAGCCAACTCATCTTTCCTGTCCGCAATCAAGGCCAGCGGGACTTACACCCCAAGGCAATTGTCAGTTATATCTGGGAGGCAGATCAGCAGACACCCACAAACGAATTTTCGGGAGCTAGTCATCAATTTTCCCATGGTGAATTAAAGCAGGTGGGAACGCAAGTGATTGATTTTAATGGCCGTCAGATTCGGGGGCGTTGGCATCCCCAGAAGGAAACCGTCATTGTTGAAGAATTAGATGGAACGGTCATTCCAAGTACGACAGCCTTTGCATTTGTTTTCCCAGCATTTTTTAACTAA
- a CDS encoding peroxiredoxin-like family protein, with amino-acid sequence MSFATDLATLTQNMQQQIPTEIKETMMSAMADLMNSGLGDRALGIGDGIPRFSLPNALGEVVNIQDLLNHGPVIICFYRGGWCPYCNLELHALEQTLPQFKALGANLVAISPQTPDHTLSTVEKQQLSFEVLSDRGNQVARQFGLVFTVPEILRPIYQQFGIDLPAANGDVSFELPVAATYVVKADGTIAHGFVNVDYTQRQDPQEILAVLKKV; translated from the coding sequence ATGAGTTTTGCCACTGATTTAGCGACCCTGACCCAGAATATGCAACAGCAAATACCCACGGAGATCAAAGAAACCATGATGTCAGCCATGGCCGATCTGATGAATTCAGGGTTGGGCGATCGCGCCCTAGGGATTGGGGATGGCATTCCCCGGTTCAGTCTGCCCAACGCATTGGGGGAAGTTGTCAATATTCAAGACTTACTCAACCATGGCCCTGTGATTATCTGCTTCTATCGGGGCGGCTGGTGTCCCTACTGCAACCTAGAATTACATGCCCTTGAGCAAACCCTGCCCCAATTCAAAGCTTTGGGTGCTAACCTAGTTGCAATTTCTCCCCAAACCCCAGATCACACCCTTTCTACCGTCGAAAAACAACAACTTTCCTTTGAGGTCTTGAGCGATCGCGGTAATCAGGTGGCGCGTCAATTTGGTCTAGTCTTTACCGTGCCGGAGATATTACGGCCGATTTACCAGCAGTTTGGTATTGATCTACCCGCTGCCAATGGAGATGTTTCCTTTGAGTTACCCGTAGCTGCCACCTATGTGGTTAAGGCAGATGGCACGATCGCCCATGGATTTGTGAACGTGGATTATACCCAGCGTCAGGATCCTCAAGAGATTTTAGCTGTGTTGAAAAAAGTCTAG
- the bchB gene encoding ferredoxin:protochlorophyllide reductase (ATP-dependent) subunit B, with protein MKLAYWMYAGPAHIGTLRIASSFQNVHGIMHAPLGDDYFNVMRSMLERERNFTPVTTSIVDRHVLARGSQEKVVDNITRKDAEEHPDLIVLTPTCTSSILQEDLENFVSRASLTTQSDVILADVNHYRVNELQAADRTLDQIVQYYLDKAAKEGTLPQAKTAMPSVNIIGITTLGFHNQHDCRELRKLMADMGIQINAVIPDGASVTELCKLPQAWFNLVPYREIGGMTARYLEKNFDMPYVDITPMGVVETARCIRAIQGILNQRGHDANYEKFIEEQTTHVSQAAWFSRSIDCQNLTGKKAVVFGDNTHAAALTKVLAREMGIHVVWAGTYCKYDADWFKEQVQDFCDEVLITDDHGAVGDAIARVEPSAIFGTQMERHVGKRLNIPCGVIAAPIHIQNFPIGYRPYLGYEGTNQLVDLIYNSFTLGMEDHLLEIFGGHDTKEVIHKGISAESDLAWTEDGLAELNKIPGFVRGKVKRNTEKFARDRGISQINVEVLYAAKESVGA; from the coding sequence ATGAAATTAGCCTACTGGATGTATGCTGGCCCGGCCCACATAGGTACGCTCCGCATTGCCAGTTCCTTTCAAAATGTCCATGGGATCATGCACGCTCCCCTTGGGGATGACTATTTCAATGTGATGCGATCGATGCTAGAGCGGGAGCGGAACTTTACGCCGGTAACGACCAGTATTGTCGATCGCCATGTCCTAGCCCGTGGCTCCCAGGAAAAGGTCGTAGACAATATTACCCGCAAGGATGCCGAGGAACACCCGGATCTGATTGTCCTCACCCCCACCTGTACCTCTAGTATTTTGCAAGAAGATCTGGAAAACTTTGTCAGTCGAGCCAGTTTAACCACCCAATCCGATGTCATTCTGGCGGATGTGAACCATTACCGGGTGAATGAACTCCAGGCCGCCGATCGCACCCTAGATCAAATTGTTCAGTACTACCTGGATAAGGCAGCGAAAGAGGGCACCCTACCCCAAGCCAAAACCGCAATGCCCAGCGTCAATATTATTGGGATTACGACCCTTGGCTTTCATAACCAGCATGACTGCCGTGAGTTGCGAAAACTAATGGCGGATATGGGAATTCAGATCAATGCCGTTATTCCCGATGGAGCCTCCGTTACCGAACTGTGCAAGTTGCCCCAAGCCTGGTTTAATCTAGTCCCCTACCGGGAAATTGGTGGCATGACCGCCCGCTACTTAGAAAAAAACTTTGATATGCCCTACGTGGATATTACCCCCATGGGAGTGGTTGAAACGGCGCGCTGCATTCGGGCGATCCAAGGCATTTTGAATCAACGGGGCCATGATGCCAATTATGAAAAATTCATTGAAGAACAAACGACCCATGTGTCTCAGGCCGCTTGGTTTTCCCGCTCCATTGACTGCCAAAATTTGACGGGCAAAAAGGCGGTGGTCTTTGGCGATAATACCCATGCCGCTGCCCTGACCAAAGTTCTCGCGCGGGAGATGGGCATCCATGTGGTTTGGGCCGGAACCTATTGTAAATACGATGCCGACTGGTTCAAGGAGCAGGTGCAAGACTTCTGTGACGAGGTATTGATTACAGATGATCATGGTGCAGTTGGCGATGCGATCGCCCGGGTAGAGCCTTCGGCCATCTTTGGTACCCAGATGGAGCGTCATGTGGGCAAACGCTTAAATATTCCCTGTGGTGTGATTGCCGCCCCCATTCATATTCAAAACTTCCCCATTGGCTATCGCCCCTACCTAGGCTACGAAGGAACCAACCAACTGGTGGATTTGATCTACAACTCCTTTACCCTGGGCATGGAAGATCACCTTTTAGAAATCTTTGGCGGGCATGATACGAAAGAGGTGATTCATAAGGGCATCTCAGCGGAGTCGGATCTGGCCTGGACTGAGGATGGTCTAGCGGAACTCAATAAGATTCCTGGTTTTGTCCGCGGCAAGGTGAAACGGAACACGGAAAAATTTGCCCGCGATCGCGGCATTAGCCAAATCAATGTGGAAGTTCTCTATGCCGCCAAGGAATCTGTGGGAGCCTAG
- a CDS encoding GUN4 domain-containing protein, whose amino-acid sequence MAVSNDLTIQVIILLGILLGSCGVAPIPKPQLGSDRDLDFSQLETYLAAKNWQESDYETYTLMAASLGKRVPIVEPLEPSDLLELPCADLNSLDQLWHYHSNGRFGFTIQKNNYVAAGGRLKATSSLSTDRLVNFTDRIGWYSQPLKRFVSYRDADVTYREDPDFLPPKGFLPFVWWAAGVRDVFLSGGGGQLVEVTPELASHLFSRLDECQTSP is encoded by the coding sequence ATGGCCGTGAGTAATGATCTAACTATTCAGGTGATAATATTACTGGGCATTTTGCTGGGAAGTTGTGGGGTTGCTCCCATTCCCAAGCCCCAGTTAGGCAGCGATCGCGACTTGGATTTTAGTCAGCTAGAAACCTATTTGGCCGCCAAAAATTGGCAAGAGTCCGATTACGAAACCTATACCCTGATGGCGGCATCCCTGGGAAAACGAGTCCCGATAGTAGAGCCATTGGAGCCGTCAGATCTATTAGAACTTCCCTGCGCCGATCTCAATAGCCTGGATCAATTGTGGCATTATCACAGTAACGGACGATTTGGCTTTACGATCCAAAAAAATAACTATGTTGCTGCGGGGGGGAGATTAAAGGCAACATCTTCATTGAGTACGGATCGGTTGGTTAATTTTACAGATCGCATTGGCTGGTATAGCCAGCCACTTAAACGCTTTGTCTCCTATCGGGATGCTGATGTCACCTATCGAGAGGATCCCGACTTCTTGCCTCCAAAGGGATTTTTGCCCTTTGTCTGGTGGGCGGCAGGTGTGCGGGATGTTTTTTTAAGTGGTGGGGGTGGCCAATTAGTGGAAGTAACGCCAGAACTTGCCAGTCATTTATTTTCCCGCTTAGATGAGTGCCAAACTTCGCCATAA
- a CDS encoding HD family phosphohydrolase gives MTLTPHTIGDELSLTQFQDNQEQLVEELVEIGVALSATQDLGTLLNLILSKSREITWSDAGSVFLIDREADPPCLWFKTAQNDSCATPTLLEFSIPLSYESLVGYVALSGETLNISDAYTLTGEETYQFNRSLDDNLGYRTRSVLVVPMQNIQGQVIGVLQLINRKTNPRIKITPENATVVTQAYSPSEERILRSLASQAAVILERNHLLDSIENLFEGFVTASIQAIEARDPTTSGHSERVAALTVYLAERLNGVSSGPLHNVVFSDRQLQEIRYAALLHDFGKVAVPETILNKEKKIFPEQLEIIRQRFALVRRTLEMDCTQAKLDYALKHPHRHDSGEEDPCDHCAYFRELDQTLARQLHLLDDYWQILEQANEPKVLEEEPLARLKDMTQFFYRGIDGQAYPLLTVPELEQLMIRRGSLTQKERQMIESHVTYTYKFLSRIPWTDHLKDVPIIAYGHHERLNGGGYPRGIGQAEIPIQTQMLAIADIYDALTASDRPYKKSLPVSRALSILRQEAADFKVNSDLVQLFEQQQIFRILGHILDQ, from the coding sequence ATGACCTTAACACCCCACACGATTGGGGACGAACTTAGTCTCACCCAGTTTCAAGATAATCAAGAACAACTGGTTGAAGAACTGGTGGAAATTGGGGTTGCCCTATCCGCCACCCAAGACCTAGGTACCTTACTCAATCTGATCCTATCCAAGAGTCGTGAAATTACCTGGAGTGATGCCGGTAGCGTCTTTTTGATTGATCGGGAGGCTGATCCCCCCTGTCTCTGGTTTAAGACGGCCCAAAATGACAGTTGTGCTACCCCCACTCTCCTTGAGTTTTCCATCCCCCTCAGCTATGAAAGTTTGGTGGGCTATGTGGCCCTCTCCGGTGAGACCTTAAATATTAGTGATGCCTATACCCTGACGGGGGAGGAAACCTATCAGTTCAATCGCTCCCTAGATGATAACCTGGGCTATCGTACCCGTTCCGTGCTAGTGGTACCGATGCAAAATATCCAGGGCCAGGTGATTGGCGTTTTGCAGTTAATTAATCGGAAAACAAATCCGCGCATTAAAATCACACCGGAAAATGCCACGGTTGTCACCCAGGCCTACAGTCCTTCCGAAGAACGAATCCTGCGATCGCTGGCCAGCCAAGCAGCTGTTATTTTAGAGCGGAATCATTTACTCGATAGCATTGAAAACCTATTTGAAGGGTTTGTTACCGCATCCATCCAGGCCATTGAAGCTCGGGATCCCACCACCTCAGGACATTCCGAACGGGTAGCAGCCCTCACGGTCTATCTGGCGGAACGATTAAATGGTGTGTCCTCAGGGCCCCTTCATAATGTTGTCTTTAGCGATCGCCAACTCCAAGAAATTCGCTATGCCGCCCTCCTCCATGATTTTGGTAAAGTAGCGGTTCCCGAAACGATCCTAAATAAAGAAAAGAAAATTTTTCCCGAACAACTTGAAATTATCCGGCAGCGATTTGCCCTAGTGCGACGCACCCTGGAGATGGACTGCACCCAAGCCAAGCTGGATTATGCCCTGAAACATCCCCATCGCCATGACTCAGGCGAAGAAGACCCCTGTGATCACTGTGCCTATTTCCGTGAACTTGATCAAACCCTAGCCCGTCAATTGCATCTTTTAGACGACTACTGGCAGATACTAGAGCAGGCCAATGAACCCAAGGTATTAGAGGAAGAACCCCTGGCCCGTCTCAAGGATATGACCCAGTTTTTCTACCGAGGTATTGATGGCCAAGCCTATCCCCTGCTCACTGTGCCCGAACTAGAACAATTAATGATTCGCCGTGGCAGTTTGACCCAGAAAGAACGGCAGATGATTGAATCCCATGTTACCTATACCTATAAATTTTTGTCCCGCATTCCCTGGACGGATCATCTCAAGGATGTTCCCATAATTGCCTATGGCCACCATGAACGCTTGAATGGTGGTGGTTATCCGCGCGGGATTGGCCAGGCTGAGATTCCCATTCAAACCCAGATGTTGGCAATTGCTGATATTTATGATGCCCTTACCGCCAGCGATCGCCCCTACAAGAAGAGTTTACCCGTCTCCCGTGCCTTGAGTATTCTCCGGCAAGAAGCTGCGGACTTTAAGGTGAATAGCGATCTGGTGCAACTGTTTGAGCAACAGCAAATTTTCCGAATTTTAGGACATATTCTTGATCAATGA
- a CDS encoding GNAT family N-acetyltransferase has protein sequence MIKLSPIKIRAEKSEDIPAVRRVNVAAFGREGEANLVDMLRGVAFTFSFVAVKSGQIVGHIFFSPVTIAGAGVNNLDDVLVLGLAPVAVLPDYQRQGIGSLLIQHGLKECDRLGVSAVVVLGYPEYYRRFGFRPAKEKGLGCEYPVPDEVFMALEIKRGAMEGWSGTVKYRSEFNSLG, from the coding sequence TTGATTAAACTAAGCCCTATAAAAATTCGAGCAGAGAAATCAGAGGACATCCCAGCAGTTCGCCGGGTAAATGTGGCAGCCTTTGGGCGAGAGGGCGAGGCCAACTTGGTTGATATGTTGCGCGGTGTTGCGTTTACTTTTTCCTTTGTTGCTGTTAAATCCGGACAAATTGTTGGCCACATTTTTTTCAGTCCTGTTACCATTGCTGGAGCTGGCGTCAATAACTTAGATGACGTTTTGGTGCTTGGGTTAGCACCCGTGGCCGTACTCCCTGACTATCAGCGGCAAGGAATTGGGTCATTGCTGATTCAGCATGGCTTAAAAGAGTGCGATCGCCTAGGAGTTAGTGCGGTTGTTGTACTAGGATATCCAGAATACTATCGGCGATTTGGATTTAGGCCAGCTAAAGAGAAGGGGTTAGGATGTGAGTATCCAGTGCCCGATGAGGTGTTTATGGCGTTGGAAATCAAACGTGGCGCGATGGAGGGATGGAGTGGAACGGTAAAATATCGGTCAGAGTTCAACAGCCTTGGGTAG